Proteins from one uncultured Umboniibacter sp. genomic window:
- the ltaE gene encoding low-specificity L-threonine aldolase encodes MIDLRSDTVTQPSRAMREAMLNAKVGDDVYRDDPSVLALEQRVAAMLGKEAGLFVSSGTQANLLALLSHCQRGEEYIVGQRAHAYKYEAGGAAVLGSIQPQPLALKTDGTFDMDELEAAIKPRDIHFARTKLVCLENTIGGVPLPIGYPEKVRSICDQHQLALHLDGARLVNAACFHEVPLSELAAPFDSISLCLSKGLGAPIGSVLVGSQAFIEEARRWRKMLGGGWRQAGLLAAAGQLALDNIGRTAEDHEKAAQLAAGLAGIERVNVLEQQTYTNMVYVEIDHDLPDLINYLLDNGVRVTSGSPMRLVVHLDVSAAQIDEVVALVRARIQHTAS; translated from the coding sequence ATGATTGACCTACGAAGTGATACGGTAACGCAACCCTCACGTGCAATGCGGGAGGCCATGCTCAACGCAAAAGTTGGTGACGACGTGTATAGAGATGACCCCAGTGTGTTGGCTTTGGAGCAGCGCGTAGCTGCAATGCTGGGCAAAGAAGCAGGGCTATTTGTGAGCAGTGGTACGCAAGCTAACTTACTCGCTCTGCTAAGTCATTGCCAGCGGGGTGAAGAGTATATTGTTGGACAGCGCGCTCATGCGTACAAGTATGAGGCCGGAGGCGCCGCGGTGCTAGGAAGTATCCAGCCACAGCCGCTGGCATTGAAGACAGATGGTACGTTTGACATGGATGAATTAGAAGCGGCTATTAAGCCACGCGACATCCACTTCGCTCGAACTAAGTTGGTCTGCTTAGAGAATACCATTGGTGGCGTGCCCCTGCCGATAGGCTACCCCGAGAAGGTGCGATCGATCTGTGATCAGCATCAATTAGCATTGCATTTAGATGGTGCCCGGCTGGTCAATGCTGCCTGCTTTCATGAGGTGCCCTTGAGCGAACTCGCAGCGCCCTTTGATTCTATTTCGTTGTGTCTTTCTAAGGGTTTAGGTGCCCCCATTGGGTCAGTATTGGTGGGTAGTCAAGCGTTCATCGAAGAGGCGCGACGCTGGAGAAAGATGTTGGGTGGTGGTTGGCGTCAAGCCGGTTTGTTGGCGGCAGCTGGGCAGCTAGCGTTAGATAATATTGGCCGTACCGCAGAGGACCATGAAAAGGCCGCGCAATTAGCCGCTGGTCTGGCAGGAATTGAGAGGGTCAATGTACTCGAACAGCAGACCTATACTAATATGGTGTATGTGGAGATTGATCATGATTTACCTGACTTAATTAACTATCTGTTAGACAACGGCGTACGCGTAACATCGGGAAGTCCAATGCGACTGGTGGTGCATCTTGATGTCTCTGCTGCTCAGATAGACGAAGTCGTCGCGCTAGTTCGAGCTAGAATTCAACACACCGCTTCATAG
- a CDS encoding UPF0149 family protein — protein MAESTSLKPRELDKLVAALTPDGSFDRHQLRGYLSAVVVAPVKCPVEAWLGVLLAQVEVEQLPTISSALLSYAQQLEQQISSGSYRLPTLGETESPFESLYSGVRQPLLQWCAGFQAGATDFNEYFQMPNNEHAAVIQESLMALGCLAFPESVNYLAEQLRLSNDDFITHNRSRMPKALKHLHSLKATERSTPMPHVAQDERVPAMLEASPADQRTIAQAIVLDNADCAEAWEILARLKSESVTQTIQCLEQAVRAAEQTLGREYLEFYRGQLWDQEPARVLIQSLVGLGASYKKDKQLKKAASYFEKALVLDHSDVVAARAALLTIYFELGQYDAVANILSRYDEQNSWVAYSRALLSYVRNGDSEASRFLRTQAKSLNSHVPALMSQRKDAPSSPRLDHAVGSVDEAAFYVSDAQNAWRKVIGSIVWLVDG, from the coding sequence GTGGCTGAATCAACCTCACTGAAACCTCGCGAATTAGATAAGCTGGTGGCAGCATTAACACCAGATGGATCCTTCGATAGGCATCAACTCCGCGGCTACCTGAGCGCCGTTGTGGTCGCGCCGGTAAAGTGCCCCGTTGAAGCTTGGTTAGGCGTGTTGTTGGCTCAAGTGGAGGTTGAACAGCTGCCTACAATTAGCTCAGCGTTGCTAAGCTATGCGCAGCAACTTGAACAGCAGATTTCCAGTGGCAGTTATCGGCTGCCAACACTCGGTGAGACAGAGTCGCCATTCGAATCCCTCTATAGTGGCGTACGCCAGCCACTACTTCAGTGGTGTGCAGGTTTTCAGGCCGGCGCTACAGACTTCAACGAATACTTTCAGATGCCGAATAACGAGCATGCAGCAGTTATTCAAGAGAGCTTGATGGCGTTGGGCTGCCTCGCTTTTCCGGAGAGCGTTAACTATCTAGCTGAGCAACTTAGGTTGTCGAATGATGACTTTATTACTCATAATCGCTCGCGCATGCCAAAAGCGCTCAAACATCTCCATAGCCTCAAAGCGACCGAGCGCTCAACCCCCATGCCACATGTTGCTCAGGATGAGCGGGTGCCAGCAATGCTAGAAGCCTCGCCAGCGGATCAACGGACGATCGCCCAGGCAATTGTATTGGATAATGCAGACTGTGCGGAAGCTTGGGAGATCTTAGCAAGGTTGAAGTCCGAGAGTGTCACTCAGACGATACAATGTTTAGAGCAAGCGGTGCGAGCTGCGGAGCAGACTCTTGGACGAGAGTATCTTGAATTTTATCGAGGCCAACTTTGGGATCAGGAGCCAGCGAGAGTACTAATCCAAAGCCTGGTAGGTTTGGGTGCTAGCTACAAAAAAGATAAGCAACTAAAAAAAGCCGCCAGTTACTTCGAGAAAGCACTGGTGCTAGATCACTCTGATGTGGTCGCAGCAAGAGCGGCATTGTTGACGATTTACTTCGAACTTGGTCAGTATGATGCGGTAGCGAATATCCTATCGCGTTATGACGAGCAAAATTCCTGGGTAGCTTACAGTCGAGCTCTTCTCAGTTATGTTCGTAACGGGGATTCCGAGGCATCGCGCTTTTTGCGGACGCAGGCCAAATCATTGAATTCTCATGTGCCGGCGTTAATGAGCCAACGTAAGGATGCGCCGTCAAGCCCCAGGCTAGACCATGCAGTGGGTAGCGTCGATGAGGCAGCTTTCTATGTGAGTGACGCACAAAATGCGTGGCGAAAGGTGATTGGCTCAATCGTCTGGCTGGTTGACGGTTGA
- a CDS encoding peptidylprolyl isomerase: MAKSQRAAARHILVKTEKQALDLKRRLGQGQDFGVLAKRFSTCPSKKAGGDLGEFGRGDMVKAFDDVVFKQPANQVHGPVKTKFGFHLIETIYRD, from the coding sequence ATGGCAAAATCACAGCGAGCGGCGGCCCGACATATCTTAGTGAAGACTGAGAAACAGGCCTTAGATCTAAAGCGGCGACTAGGGCAGGGTCAGGATTTTGGCGTGTTAGCTAAACGCTTTTCAACCTGTCCATCTAAGAAAGCCGGTGGCGACCTCGGTGAGTTTGGTCGCGGTGATATGGTTAAGGCCTTCGATGACGTGGTATTTAAGCAGCCCGCTAATCAGGTTCACGGCCCAGTTAAAACCAAATTTGGCTTTCATCTTATTGAAACCATCTACCGAGACTAA
- the gcvT gene encoding glycine cleavage system aminomethyltransferase GcvT — translation MSKTTPLYNKHAEAGAKFVDFSGWQMPIHYGSQVEEHNIVRTAAGVFDVSHMVVVDIEGAQATEFLQYLLANDVAKLPTAGQAMYTPMLNEAGGVIDDLIVYKTSYGYRLVVNAGTAEKDLAWFNRNATDFEVSVTSRPEMAILAVQGPEALASIYELMPTISEELKGLKPFQGMPLADGGYIAKTGYTGEAGVEVIVPATEVEELWDALLGAGVKPIGLGARDTLRLEAGMNLYGQDMDETTSPLTSNLAWTIAWEPADRNFVGRDVIAAERAAGTTHKLVGLVLEDRGVLRAGQTVVVEGESLTGTITSGSFSPTLGISIALARVPKTIGDSAVVEVRNKQLKVRVVKPSFVRNGKSQIA, via the coding sequence ATGAGCAAAACCACCCCACTGTATAATAAGCATGCCGAAGCAGGCGCAAAATTCGTTGATTTCTCGGGCTGGCAGATGCCAATACACTATGGGTCACAGGTGGAAGAGCATAATATTGTTCGCACCGCCGCCGGTGTCTTCGACGTGTCTCACATGGTTGTCGTGGATATTGAAGGTGCGCAGGCAACCGAATTCCTCCAGTATTTACTCGCCAATGATGTTGCGAAGCTACCTACTGCCGGCCAAGCAATGTATACGCCCATGCTAAATGAAGCAGGCGGTGTCATTGATGACCTTATCGTCTACAAAACATCCTACGGCTACCGTTTAGTCGTGAATGCCGGCACCGCAGAGAAAGATCTCGCCTGGTTCAATCGCAATGCTACCGACTTTGAAGTTAGCGTAACATCCCGTCCAGAGATGGCAATTCTTGCGGTTCAGGGGCCTGAAGCCCTTGCGTCAATTTACGAGCTCATGCCAACCATTAGTGAAGAATTGAAGGGCTTAAAGCCATTCCAAGGCATGCCTTTGGCTGATGGTGGATACATCGCTAAAACCGGCTACACGGGTGAAGCTGGTGTTGAAGTGATCGTTCCGGCAACCGAAGTAGAGGAGCTTTGGGATGCATTACTTGGCGCTGGCGTTAAGCCAATCGGTCTAGGTGCTCGCGATACCTTACGACTCGAAGCGGGAATGAACCTTTACGGCCAGGATATGGATGAGACGACTTCACCGCTTACCTCAAACCTGGCTTGGACGATTGCCTGGGAGCCGGCAGATCGAAACTTCGTTGGTCGAGACGTCATTGCCGCGGAACGTGCAGCAGGAACTACCCATAAGCTGGTGGGCTTGGTGCTTGAGGATCGCGGTGTGCTGCGTGCGGGCCAAACGGTTGTGGTAGAGGGCGAGAGCCTGACTGGCACAATCACCAGTGGTAGTTTTTCGCCAACGCTAGGTATTTCCATTGCTTTAGCCCGTGTGCCAAAGACCATTGGAGACTCTGCAGTGGTAGAAGTTCGCAATAAGCAGTTGAAGGTTCGCGTGGTGAAGCCATCGTTCGTGCGTAACGGCAAGTCGCAAATCGCCTAG
- a CDS encoding amidohydrolase, producing MKQFIIAATLLSLIGCDAAPKPADTVVFGGPIYTVDDSQPIVEALAAHDGRVLDAGSWEEIEVFIGPMTEVINLNGRAMYPGFVEGHGHLAGLGKALVTVDLSSTSSYEEAIDRVAAAAEQQPAGSWVMGWGWHQSKWTNDRSEYVGGFPTHEALSAAVPNHPVDLRHASGHATLVNQLAMELAGIDHETAYGVGGKVVKNASGEPTGVLNENAAYLVDSFTASSTEEQASEDIVRAAEHALANGITSFHDAGTLQHELEAMMLLGDKAQLPIRVYSMLSSSQPELIESWLQREPVVGLYDNHLTVRSIKIHADGALGSRGAWLLQAYSDAPDTFGMPTYPMEGVEVLAIAGLERGYQVNVHAIGDRTNQETLDRFERALRQFPDTDHRFRIEHAQHLHPDDIKRFAALGVIPSMQAIHMSSDRPWAIDRLGIERIEGGAYMWSDLIESGAIIVNGTDVPIEPINPIANFYAAVTRQTLAGQPDGGYESAQKMTRDEALKSITFWPAVGAFEESYKGRLSEGYLFDAVILSNDIMTVDSSELLKVDVEQTIVAGQTRYQRSL from the coding sequence ATGAAACAATTCATCATTGCAGCAACGCTATTATCACTAATTGGTTGCGACGCCGCGCCAAAACCTGCCGATACCGTTGTTTTTGGTGGGCCAATCTACACCGTAGATGATAGCCAGCCGATAGTTGAAGCGTTGGCCGCGCACGATGGTAGAGTGTTGGATGCTGGCTCCTGGGAGGAAATTGAAGTATTCATAGGCCCTATGACAGAGGTTATCAATCTTAATGGTAGAGCAATGTACCCTGGCTTTGTTGAGGGCCACGGGCATTTGGCCGGTCTTGGTAAAGCGCTAGTAACGGTGGATTTAAGTTCGACCTCCAGTTACGAGGAAGCCATCGATCGTGTCGCAGCGGCAGCGGAGCAGCAACCAGCGGGTAGCTGGGTAATGGGCTGGGGTTGGCACCAGAGCAAGTGGACCAATGACAGGTCAGAATATGTGGGTGGATTCCCAACGCATGAGGCACTCTCGGCCGCGGTTCCCAATCACCCGGTTGATCTTCGCCATGCCAGCGGGCACGCTACACTTGTTAATCAGTTGGCCATGGAGTTGGCAGGAATAGATCATGAGACCGCATATGGTGTGGGCGGCAAAGTTGTAAAGAATGCCAGCGGCGAGCCGACCGGTGTGCTCAACGAAAATGCGGCCTACCTGGTAGATTCCTTTACGGCCTCATCAACCGAAGAACAGGCGAGCGAAGATATTGTTCGAGCGGCGGAGCATGCCTTGGCGAATGGAATCACGAGCTTTCACGATGCTGGGACATTACAGCATGAACTCGAGGCAATGATGCTACTCGGCGATAAAGCCCAACTTCCTATTCGCGTCTATTCCATGCTGAGTAGCTCTCAACCTGAGCTCATTGAAAGTTGGTTACAGCGCGAGCCGGTTGTAGGCTTGTATGACAACCACCTAACAGTTCGAAGCATAAAAATACATGCAGATGGCGCCTTGGGCTCACGCGGAGCTTGGCTACTTCAAGCCTACTCCGATGCTCCCGATACGTTTGGGATGCCAACCTACCCTATGGAAGGTGTTGAAGTGCTGGCAATCGCAGGCTTGGAACGTGGCTATCAGGTAAATGTCCATGCTATTGGTGATAGGACTAATCAGGAAACGCTAGATCGTTTTGAACGCGCGCTCAGGCAATTTCCAGATACTGATCACCGCTTTCGGATTGAACACGCGCAACATTTGCATCCCGATGACATCAAGCGTTTTGCAGCACTGGGTGTAATTCCCTCTATGCAAGCCATTCATATGAGTTCGGATCGTCCTTGGGCTATTGATCGCTTAGGCATTGAGCGCATTGAGGGCGGCGCATATATGTGGAGCGATCTGATTGAGTCTGGCGCGATTATTGTTAACGGGACCGATGTCCCAATTGAGCCGATTAATCCCATCGCCAATTTCTACGCAGCCGTTACACGCCAGACCTTAGCAGGTCAGCCTGACGGTGGTTATGAATCTGCTCAGAAGATGACGCGTGATGAGGCGCTTAAATCTATTACGTTTTGGCCTGCGGTCGGCGCCTTTGAGGAAAGCTATAAAGGTCGCCTGAGTGAAGGCTATTTATTCGATGCGGTGATTCTATCTAACGATATCATGACGGTGGATTCTAGCGAACTGCTTAAGGTCGATGTTGAGCAGACTATCGTAGCAGGACAAACTCGCTATCAGAGGTCACTTTAA
- a CDS encoding rhodanese-like domain-containing protein, giving the protein MFKDLSNWVQEIRVGLNCIDASSAAEQIKTAGGTLIDVREPEEFNNASADGAVNIPRGVLEMQIIPTITSPDAPIYLHCATGGRATFAAKQLVELGYSNVMVITCPVESVIGSFKQ; this is encoded by the coding sequence ATGTTTAAAGACTTATCTAACTGGGTACAGGAAATTAGAGTCGGACTGAATTGCATTGATGCGAGCTCAGCGGCAGAGCAAATTAAGACTGCGGGAGGAACCCTGATTGATGTTCGTGAGCCCGAAGAGTTCAACAATGCGTCCGCTGACGGCGCGGTTAACATACCCCGCGGCGTGCTAGAAATGCAGATTATACCTACAATCACCAGCCCCGACGCGCCTATCTACCTGCATTGCGCGACAGGAGGAAGAGCTACCTTTGCCGCCAAGCAACTGGTGGAGCTTGGCTATAGCAATGTGATGGTCATTACCTGTCCGGTAGAATCGGTGATCGGATCATTTAAACAATAA
- a CDS encoding rhodanese-related sulfurtransferase, with protein sequence MSAIVVCALYRFTRLEDFQTLQQPLLDVLNQHDIRGTLLLAREGINGTVAGSQASIDALLAWFDQDERLANIDHKLSFDDEQPFYRTKVKLKKEIVTMGVEGIDPKRVVGTYVKPKDWNELINQPDVVLVDTRNDYEVQIGTFKGALNPNTETFREFPEYVAKNLDPAENKRVAMFCTGGIRCEKSTAYLKEQGFEEVYHLEGGILKYLEEVPAEESTWEGECFVFDNRVAVDHSLEKGSYDLCHGCRMPITEDDKLDAKYEQGVSCHHCYDELTDDQRERFRQRELQLQLAKKRGLNHLGDGAKLSIEQQREKKRLAREAQRTKS encoded by the coding sequence ATGTCAGCTATTGTAGTATGTGCACTCTATCGCTTTACGCGATTAGAGGATTTTCAAACCCTTCAGCAACCGCTCTTAGATGTGCTCAACCAGCACGATATTCGCGGAACCTTGCTGCTCGCCCGCGAAGGTATAAATGGTACCGTCGCCGGTTCGCAGGCATCAATTGATGCGCTCTTAGCCTGGTTTGATCAGGATGAGCGTTTAGCGAATATCGATCACAAACTCTCCTTCGACGACGAACAGCCGTTCTACCGCACTAAGGTTAAACTCAAGAAAGAGATTGTGACCATGGGTGTTGAGGGAATCGACCCGAAGCGAGTTGTGGGCACCTATGTTAAGCCTAAGGATTGGAATGAACTGATTAATCAGCCGGACGTTGTGCTGGTTGATACACGTAACGACTACGAAGTGCAGATTGGCACGTTTAAAGGCGCACTCAACCCCAACACTGAGACCTTTCGCGAGTTTCCTGAATACGTGGCTAAGAACCTCGATCCAGCGGAGAATAAGCGCGTGGCGATGTTCTGTACGGGTGGAATTCGCTGTGAAAAATCCACCGCCTATCTCAAAGAGCAGGGCTTCGAAGAGGTTTACCACTTAGAAGGCGGCATTCTAAAGTATCTTGAAGAAGTCCCCGCTGAAGAGTCTACTTGGGAAGGTGAGTGCTTTGTTTTCGATAACCGCGTGGCCGTTGATCACTCTCTAGAGAAAGGGAGTTACGATCTGTGTCATGGCTGTCGTATGCCAATTACGGAAGACGACAAGCTTGACGCTAAGTATGAGCAGGGTGTCTCGTGCCATCATTGCTATGATGAATTAACTGACGATCAGCGTGAACGATTCCGTCAGCGAGAGCTACAACTGCAACTGGCTAAAAAGCGTGGTTTAAATCACCTTGGTGACGGTGCCAAGCTGTCAATTGAACAGCAGCGCGAGAAAAAACGTCTGGCTAGAGAAGCACAACGCACTAAGTCATAA